Genomic window (Longimicrobium sp.):
TCGCCCGGCCGCAACGCCTACAGGGGCGGAAACGAACGAGGCCCGGCACGACCGAAGTGCGTGCCGGGCCTGCTATTGCCCCTCCTGGGATCGAACCAGGACTCTCCTGATCCAGAGTCAGGCGTGTTGCCAGTTACACCAAGGGGCAGCGACCAGTGCACCGGGAAGGAATCGAACCTTCAACCTTGGGATTAAGAGTCCCCTGCTCTGCCAATTGAGCTACCGGTGCGTAGCGAGCCTTGTAAGATAGCGGGATTCGGGGATTTTTCAACCCCCGGAATCCCCCTCTCCCCACTTCAAGGCCTTGCACCGGGCCCGGTTACGCGCGGCGGCGTCACCGCGCGGCACCGCCCGCAGCGCGGCGGATGCGCTCCGCCCGCGTGCGCCCCAGCGGCGAGGACTCGAACCAGCGCTGGAACCCGGCCGACGTCGCGATGATGGAGATCCCGCCCGACCGCTCGCCGATGCGCAGCGTGAGCGCGGAGCCATCGGCGGCGGTCCACACCATCTCGGCGAACGCGGTGCCCTCCTTCACCGCCTGGCACAGGTCGCCGCCGCGCGGGTTCACCATCCCCCCGCGTGGCGTGACGCCCGGCATCCGCGCGGCGATGCGGGCGCGCAGGCGCTCCCACACCTCGGCGCAGGGCGCGTCCGCTCCGGCCAGCCCGGTGGAGCTGACCCCGCGCACCAGCCCCTTCGCGGGGTCGATGGTGAACGCGAGCCCGTGGCCGTCGTCGTCCGTGTACAGCAGGTCGCCCGTGCCGGCGGGCAGGTCGCGCTCGTCCGTCATCAGCGGCCGCCCCAGCGCGCGCTCGATCTCCGCCCGCGGCGTGCCCCAGGCGAAGCGGAGCTCGGCCGCGCGCGGATCGAACAGCCGGCTGTCGAACCCCTCGATCGCCGATGCGGTCCCCGCGGCGGACGGATCGGCCGCGGCGGACGGCGCGGCATCACGCCCGGCGGCGCGCCAGCGCTGGAACGAGGCCGTTCCCATCGTCCAGATGACCTGGCCCTCCTCGCTGATGCGGATCGCGGAGGCCGCGCCGTTCACGGGGTCGCGCCACGCCACGACGGCCTGCGCCGTGCCGCTGCGCACGTTGTCGCACAGCTTGCCGCCGCCCGGGTTGCTCTTCCCGCCGATCGGGGTGATCCCCGCGAACCGCCGCACGAGGCCGGCCACGTAGCGGTCGAACAGGGCCTCGCAGGCAGCGGGCGTGGAGAAGGGGAGCGACGTGCCCTCGAGGTACACGAACCCGTCGCGGTCGTCCACGCCGGCGACCCACGACATCCCCTCCCACGGCTTGAAGGTGAGGAACGACACGCCGCGCTCGCGCCGCTCCGCGGCCGGGGTCTCGCGCCAGTAGGTGGTCACGCTGTCGCGGCTGGCGCCCCAGTCCAGGTCGTCGAAGCCGGTGATGACGGCAGTCTGCGCGCGCAGGGACGACGCCGACAGCGCGAGCAGCGCCGCCGCGAGGAGGACAGAGGTTCTCAAGATCGGCACGAGTCTGGAGATGATGGAAAATGGGGGACGCAAAGCTCGCCAAACCGGGCCCGACGGACAACCCCCGCGCGAGCTCTCGCATTTACTTTCGCACTCTCGCACTCTCGCACTCTCGCACTTTTTCACGGAGACCGAATGCCATGCCGACGCTGATCGAGGCACCATCCATCATCGAGGCGGCGGGGACGAAGCCCAAGCGGATCGAGGAGTACGCCGGACGCGTGAACAGCGGCCACTCGGCGGTGAGCGTCGCGCGGATGAAGTCGCCCGAGGGGTGGGTGGAGCCGGGGCAGCGGCCGGAGTTCGAGGAGATCACCGTGGTGCTCGCGGGGATGCTGCGGGTGGAGCACGAGGGCGGCGCGCTGGACGTCCGCGCCGGGCAGGCGGTGGTGACGCGCGCGGGCGAGTGGATCCGCTACAGCACGCCCGAAGCCGGCGGCGCGGAGTACGTGGCCGTGTGCCTCCCCGCCTTCTCGCCCGACACCGTGCACCGCGACCCCGAGTAGCCCGATGGACATCTTCTGGAAGGCGCTGGCCGGCGGGGTGATGACGGCGGTGATCGCGTGGTCGGCCAGGCGCGGGACGGTGCTTCCCGGCATCCTCCCGCTCTTCCCCAGCCTGGGGCTGATCTCGCTCTGGCTCGTCGGCGTGCGCGGCGACCCGGCGGGGCTGCGCGAAGCCTGCGTCGCGGGCGCGAAGACCATCCCCGCGTACCTCGCGTATCTCGCCGTCTGCTGGGCGCTCGCGCCGCGCGTGGACTTCCGGCTGGCGCTGGCGGGCGGGCTCGCGGTGTGGCTCCTGGTCGCGCTCGCCATCTTCCTCGTGCCGCGCATCGGCTGAGGCGGCATCGCGACGTCATCTGCGCTCGCGAACGGAAACGGCATCGCGGCTGCGCCGCTGGGGCCCTCTCCCCCCGGCCCCCTTCCCCAAAAACTGCCTGGGGGAGGGGGAGAACTCACCGCTGCCGAAGTATCCCTCGCGGTTTATCTTGTGCTGTTACCTCTCCCAGGCAGTTTGGGAGAGGTCGAAAAAGTGAGCAGGGGAAGACAGCCGTACCGTCTTCCCCTGCTCATTTTTTCGGGTGAGGGCCCCGGCGGCGCCGGCCCTCCCTCAGAACTTCTCCATCGCGCCGGCGATCACACCGCGTCCGACAGCGAGGTGAAGGTGAAGTCGTGCGCCTTCACGGCGGGTACGACGACGGGGCCGTCGGCGTCGCCGCTCTCGTTGGCCGAGACGCGCACCGGGGCGCTCATCGCCTCCACGTTGTTCAGCATGAAGATGGGCGACTCGTTCCAGCGCAGGTTCTTGGCGGCGCTGGTGATCTGGCCGTTCTCGATCAGGAAGGTTCCGTCGCGCGTGAGGCCCGTGTACAGGATCGTGCGCGGGTCCACGGCGCGGATGTACCAGAAGCGCGTGACCAGCAGCCCGCGCTCGGTGGAGCGGATCATCTCCTCGATCGTGCTGTTCCCGCCGGCCATCTCGAAGCCGTCGGCGAACCCCGTGGGCTCGCGGTTCTGGCGCTGCGCCCAGAAGCGGCTGTACTGCAGGTTGCGCAGCACGCCGTTCTCCACCCACACCATCCGGCGGTTGGGCAGCCCCTGGTTGCTGAACGCCGAGACCGGCGCGATGCCGCTGGCCGGGTCGGAGACCAGGGTCACGCGCTGGTCCAGGAACTTCTCGCCGATCTTGTTGCCGCCGCCCGCCTTGGAGAAGAACGAGCGCCCCTCGTCGGCCTGTCGCGCGTCCATCGACCCGGCCATCAGCTGCACGATGTTGGCGACCGCGGTGGGCTCCAGAATCACCGTCCACTTCCCCGGCTCCACCGCCCTGGGGTTGCGCGAGAGCTGCGCCTTGCGGATGGCGCGGTCGGCCATCTCCGCGGGGTTCATCCGCGTCCAGTCGTTCGCCGCGCCGCCCGCCCAGCCGGAGCCGGTGCCGTCGGGCGTGCGCACCGTGGTGGTCAGGTTGGAGACGGTCGACGTGTCGTAGGCGAAGAGCCCCTTCTTCGTGGCCACCGCCGTGGAGCCGGTGACGATGTCCAGGAAGCCGGTGGAGATCAGCCCCTGCGCCTCGGCCGGGCGGGTGATGGCGTTCACCGCCGCGGCGCGCTGCTCGGGGGTGAGGTTGGCCGTGCTCTCGAAGTAGCCGCTGGTGCGCGGGTACTGCTGCGCGCCCAGCTCGCCCAGGTACTCGGGGTCCTCGGGCACCAGCCGCGCCAGCCGCTCGGCGGTCTGGACGACGCTGCGCAGCGACTCCTCGTCGAAGCGGTTCGTGGTCGCCGACGCCGTCTTCTTCCCGAAGGCGGTGGTGACGGTGAGCGTGGCGTCGTACGCGTCGCCCGCGGTGGACACCTGGTTGCGGGCGAAGCGGGTGTTGCCGTGCGTGGCGCTCTGCAGGTTCACCCGCGCGTCGTCGGCGGTGGTGAAGGCGAGGGTGCGCCGGGCGATGGCCTCGGCCTCGTCGCGCGAGATGTATTTGGCGGGCATGTCAGGCCTTGCGTCCGGTGTTGATGACGTTGACGCGGCGGAAGCGGGCCGCGGGCGAGCCGTGGTTGACGGCGTTCACCTGGCTGGGCTGCCCCTTGCCGTCGAAGAACGAGCCGCCGATGAAGTAGGTGCCGCGGCCGCCGATGGCATCCATCGAGTTCCAGAACTCGGGGGTGCGCATCTGGTAGGCCACGTCCTTCAGCGGGCCGGTGATCTTCCCGTCCTTGATCTCCTTGAACACCTGCCCGCCGAACTGCGCGTTGTAGCGCTGCTGGTCGATCGAGAAGCTCCCGTCGCCGTCGATCAGGATCCCGTCCTTCACGCCGGCGATCAGCTCCTCCACGCTGGTGTCCTTCGCCGGGTCGGGAAGGAGGTTCACGTTGGGCATGCGCTGGAACTGCACGTCGGCCCAGCTCTGGGCGTACGAGTTGCCGTGGCTGCGCACCGGGCGCCCCTGCTGGCGGTACCAGTCGGCCAGCCACGGCGCCTGCTCGCGCGTGGTCTGCAGGTCGTTCACCACGCCGTTCTTCACGATCAGGAACTCGTCGGGCTTCACCCCCTCGTCGTCCCATCCGGTGGCCGACAGGGTGCCCGGGGTGCTGCGCTCGCCCTGGATGTTCATGAACTCCGGGCCGTAGCGGAACTTGCCCAGGAAGTCGGCGGGCGGCGAGACGAACGAGGTGCCGGCGTAGTTCGCCTCGAACCCCATGATCCGGTCCAGCTCGGTGGGGTGGGCGATGGACTCGTGGATGGTGAGCCAGAGATGCGTGGGAAGGAGAACCAGGTCGTAGCGCCCCGGCTGCACGGCTTTCGCGGAGAGCTTGGCCACCGCCTCCTGCGCCCAGCGGCCGGCGTTCTCCACCAGGCGGGCGTCGCGGACGTGCTCGTACCCCATCCCGCGCGGGGCGATGTCGGTGCTCTCGCGCCCCTGGAAGTCCGAGAAGTCGGGCGCCACGGCGGTCACGTTCATGCTGGG
Coding sequences:
- a CDS encoding GlpM family protein, encoding MDIFWKALAGGVMTAVIAWSARRGTVLPGILPLFPSLGLISLWLVGVRGDPAGLREACVAGAKTIPAYLAYLAVCWALAPRVDFRLALAGGLAVWLLVALAIFLVPRIG
- a CDS encoding TldD/PmbA family protein is translated as MPAKYISRDEAEAIARRTLAFTTADDARVNLQSATHGNTRFARNQVSTAGDAYDATLTVTTAFGKKTASATTNRFDEESLRSVVQTAERLARLVPEDPEYLGELGAQQYPRTSGYFESTANLTPEQRAAAVNAITRPAEAQGLISTGFLDIVTGSTAVATKKGLFAYDTSTVSNLTTTVRTPDGTGSGWAGGAANDWTRMNPAEMADRAIRKAQLSRNPRAVEPGKWTVILEPTAVANIVQLMAGSMDARQADEGRSFFSKAGGGNKIGEKFLDQRVTLVSDPASGIAPVSAFSNQGLPNRRMVWVENGVLRNLQYSRFWAQRQNREPTGFADGFEMAGGNSTIEEMIRSTERGLLVTRFWYIRAVDPRTILYTGLTRDGTFLIENGQITSAAKNLRWNESPIFMLNNVEAMSAPVRVSANESGDADGPVVVPAVKAHDFTFTSLSDAV
- a CDS encoding TldD/PmbA family protein is translated as MKRRDFLLQGGAAAAGLAAGSALLPRVLGAQPVREAWLADPATRELAMRAIDAARAAGATYADVRISRNRQQSLGTRERQITFFNDSDTYGFGVRVLASGAWGFAASRDVNAEEVVRVARQAVAQARANGAAMKRPIELAPTERFPDGKWSAPVQIDPFNVPIEEKVDLLLRANAEALKVQGARFVRSSMFFLKQEKSFASTEGSYLEQTYFRAYPSMNVTAVAPDFSDFQGRESTDIAPRGMGYEHVRDARLVENAGRWAQEAVAKLSAKAVQPGRYDLVLLPTHLWLTIHESIAHPTELDRIMGFEANYAGTSFVSPPADFLGKFRYGPEFMNIQGERSTPGTLSATGWDDEGVKPDEFLIVKNGVVNDLQTTREQAPWLADWYRQQGRPVRSHGNSYAQSWADVQFQRMPNVNLLPDPAKDTSVEELIAGVKDGILIDGDGSFSIDQQRYNAQFGGQVFKEIKDGKITGPLKDVAYQMRTPEFWNSMDAIGGRGTYFIGGSFFDGKGQPSQVNAVNHGSPAARFRRVNVINTGRKA